In the Desulfuromonas sp. DDH964 genome, CTCCCCCGCCATGAACATCCGGTGATCAACGCCGGAGTCCTGCTCAAGGGGGAACTGACGGTGGTCGCCGACAACGGCCAGACCCTGCACCTGAAGGCCGGGGACCCGATCGTCGAGGTAGTCGAGACCTGGCATTACGGCCGCAACGAGGGGACCGAACCGGCGGAAATCCTCGTCTTCTATGCCGGTGTCGTCGGCACGCCGATCACCATCAAGGAAACAACGAATCCCTGAAGCGCCCCCTTCCCTGGCAAAAGACTTGCCCGGAAAAGAGATTGCGGCACCCCCGGCTTCGAACCGGGAGGTGCCGCAATGGGCAAAGAGGCGGAGGGTATCGCATCTTTGGTTTAGAAACGGTAACCAACTCCCAAGCCTGCCACGACCGGGTTAAGGTCGAGATCATACTTGACGCCGGCGATTTTCATCTCCGTCTCCACACTGAGATATTTCACATCGACATTGGCAAACCAGCTGTTTCCAAGCGCCACGTCGGCACCAACCTGGGCGGCCCAGCCGAGGCTGTTGCTGATATTGAAATCATTGATTCCGTTGGCTTTTTCTTTGAAGGGAATCACGCAATTGACTCCCAGCCCCAGATAGGGACTGATCATATTGTTCGGCACGAAATGGTATTTGACGGTCAAAGTCGGAGGCAGGAGCCAGGTCGACCCCAGGGAATCACCCTTGGAGGTGATTTCGTGGCGGCTTACACCCAGAATCAGTTCGGT is a window encoding:
- a CDS encoding OmpW/AlkL family protein encodes the protein MKFERIWKVVVCLLTASIMVGGLVATAAAEDFKPYGIRLRGLAVIPNEDADSQLASLDLEVSNDLTPELDLEYFFLPSLSTELILGVSRHEITSKGDSLGSTWLLPPTLTVKYHFVPNNMISPYLGLGVNCVIPFKEKANGINDFNISNSLGWAAQVGADVALGNSWFANVDVKYLSVETEMKIAGVKYDLDLNPVVAGLGVGYRF
- a CDS encoding cupin domain-containing protein, producing the protein MKNLVCILLLALFWATPAVPLEAPGIKAQQLAKSTRSWNGEPLSTYPSGQPEVTILRITIPPGAKLPRHEHPVINAGVLLKGELTVVADNGQTLHLKAGDPIVEVVETWHYGRNEGTEPAEILVFYAGVVGTPITIKETTNP